In Archocentrus centrarchus isolate MPI-CPG fArcCen1 chromosome 1, fArcCen1, whole genome shotgun sequence, the following proteins share a genomic window:
- the LOC115779548 gene encoding uncharacterized protein LOC115779548 isoform X3 — protein MSFRIFCVCAALLVVSHGHSEVKPVVGKVGGDVCLVIGATEVNGDSHIVWSRGPGDKVIINCDRGTWLIKASEKFQLDANGSLMIRSLTANDSGLYWGQIFSNLWSSQKFNLTVVGDHWDKLQPPHSPELEERKKMEDVEPDPKPPSAGPPQIRTHWIVIGLFGLAALLVCIGLVVRNWEKIPTCSMNIKHTEEETCT, from the exons ATGTCTTTTAGGATATTCTGCGTGTGTGCTGCGCTCT TGGTCGTCTCTCATGGACACAGTGAAGTTAAACCAGTGGTGGGGAAGGTTGGAGGAGACGTTTGCCTGGTGATTGGAGCCACTGAAGTAAACGGGGACTCTCACATCGTCTGGTCTCGTGGTCCAGGGGACAAAGTCATCATCAACTGTGACAGAGGAACATGGCTGATTAAAGCTTCAGAAAAGTTCCAGCTGGATGCAAACGGCTCACTCATGATTCGATCCCTCACTGCCAACGACAGCGGGCTCTACTGGGGCCAGATCTTCAGTAACCTTTGGTCATCTCAAAAATTTAACCTGACTGTTGTAGGTGACcactgggataagctccagcccccccacagccctgagctggaggagaggaagaagatggaggatgTGG AGCCTGATCCCAAACCTCCATCTGCTGGACCTCCACAGATCAGGACACACTGGATTGTGATTGGATTGTTTGGATTGGCTGCCCTTCTTGTCTGCATTGGGCTGGTGGTTAGAAACTGGGAGAAAATCCCAACATGTAGTATGAACATTAAACATACTGAAGAGGAAACATGCACATAA
- the LOC115779548 gene encoding uncharacterized protein LOC115779548 isoform X5, giving the protein MVVSHGHSEVKPVVGKVGGDVCLVIGATEVNGDSHIVWSRGPGDKVIINCDRGTWLIKASEKFQLDANGSLMIRSLTANDSGLYWGQIFSNLWSSQKFNLTVVGDHWDKLQPPHSPELEERKKMEDVEPDPKPPSAGPPQIRTHWIVIGLFGLAALLVCIGLVVRNWEKIPTCSMNIKHTEEETCT; this is encoded by the exons A TGGTCGTCTCTCATGGACACAGTGAAGTTAAACCAGTGGTGGGGAAGGTTGGAGGAGACGTTTGCCTGGTGATTGGAGCCACTGAAGTAAACGGGGACTCTCACATCGTCTGGTCTCGTGGTCCAGGGGACAAAGTCATCATCAACTGTGACAGAGGAACATGGCTGATTAAAGCTTCAGAAAAGTTCCAGCTGGATGCAAACGGCTCACTCATGATTCGATCCCTCACTGCCAACGACAGCGGGCTCTACTGGGGCCAGATCTTCAGTAACCTTTGGTCATCTCAAAAATTTAACCTGACTGTTGTAGGTGACcactgggataagctccagcccccccacagccctgagctggaggagaggaagaagatggaggatgTGG AGCCTGATCCCAAACCTCCATCTGCTGGACCTCCACAGATCAGGACACACTGGATTGTGATTGGATTGTTTGGATTGGCTGCCCTTCTTGTCTGCATTGGGCTGGTGGTTAGAAACTGGGAGAAAATCCCAACATGTAGTATGAACATTAAACATACTGAAGAGGAAACATGCACATAA
- the LOC115779548 gene encoding uncharacterized protein LOC115779548 isoform X4, protein MEQCVVVSHGHSEVKPVVGKVGGDVCLVIGATEVNGDSHIVWSRGPGDKVIINCDRGTWLIKASEKFQLDANGSLMIRSLTANDSGLYWGQIFSNLWSSQKFNLTVVGDHWDKLQPPHSPELEERKKMEDVEPDPKPPSAGPPQIRTHWIVIGLFGLAALLVCIGLVVRNWEKIPTCSMNIKHTEEETCT, encoded by the exons TGGTCGTCTCTCATGGACACAGTGAAGTTAAACCAGTGGTGGGGAAGGTTGGAGGAGACGTTTGCCTGGTGATTGGAGCCACTGAAGTAAACGGGGACTCTCACATCGTCTGGTCTCGTGGTCCAGGGGACAAAGTCATCATCAACTGTGACAGAGGAACATGGCTGATTAAAGCTTCAGAAAAGTTCCAGCTGGATGCAAACGGCTCACTCATGATTCGATCCCTCACTGCCAACGACAGCGGGCTCTACTGGGGCCAGATCTTCAGTAACCTTTGGTCATCTCAAAAATTTAACCTGACTGTTGTAGGTGACcactgggataagctccagcccccccacagccctgagctggaggagaggaagaagatggaggatgTGG AGCCTGATCCCAAACCTCCATCTGCTGGACCTCCACAGATCAGGACACACTGGATTGTGATTGGATTGTTTGGATTGGCTGCCCTTCTTGTCTGCATTGGGCTGGTGGTTAGAAACTGGGAGAAAATCCCAACATGTAGTATGAACATTAAACATACTGAAGAGGAAACATGCACATAA